The Gemmata palustris genome includes a region encoding these proteins:
- a CDS encoding FAD-binding and (Fe-S)-binding domain-containing protein encodes MLDEKQITDDLRGLFRGRLHFDRLTRGLFATDASPFQIEPHAVAVPEDAESVAVLVRYCHEHAIPITARGAGTGLAGESLNPGIVLDLSVHFRRVLAVGSDTVTVQPGVVLNELNAELAKIGRRFAPNPASAATCTIGGMIATNASGGNSFHHGYTRDYVAGLEVVWDNGEMNWVGEQPTPPPPGEQAHTGFPPPSFLGKGVEGLGSSDNPSPTPPLNGEGPRTVRHNAITREVTKLLTLNAERIAITRTRTPFDRCAYQLHGVLNANSVDLAKLLVGSEGTLAVTTKATLRTIPLAGGTCLALIGFPTLDAAVRAGLALRRYGPVACDLLDRRLLSLTRSAGIPAVGAALMVAFEADTEREATERAWGSIESLQREHILRVLAEPTCDPEGIAHVRGIRSAAVSGLYAQNGQCPVAFVEDVGVPADSLPEFLTKVQDILKQFETSGTFLVHALTGQVHTRPLLDLNEPTDRAKLWPLAEAIHGLALALHGTVSTQHGTGIARTPWVERQYGPIVPVFRELKRIFDPKGILNPGKIIGPDPSREAWPLRPVVKSEEPKTNGHEKEGKNHDTEPKASLPKQATEPLSPTPLLVWSSSSPEAEVKRCNGCGDCRTRTAPERMCPSFRATGNEAATPRAMANMLRVLADPTIATPEEMRAVAELCVNCKMCRDDCNAKVNVPKLMLEAKAQRFAEHGLERGDWILARAEGLASVGSNFAPIVNAMLGRRSVRWLMEKFVGISRQRRLPAFSIRTFFRRARGLGLTRRKPRTESRDLPLLPHPSARVALFVDVFAAYNDPLIGMAAVAVLQHHGIEVFVPPRQVGSGIAPFAKGDLDAARESALRNVRVFADLTREGYRIVCLEPTSALMLTQDYLDILPDPDTAAVAANTVELTAYLNELHTAGRLRTDFHKLEVTLGHHIPCHMKALRGLAPAPTLLQLIPGLRVHTIDAGCSGMAGTWGLKSDNYATSLAAGAGMLAELNRPRVLFGSTECSACRMQMEQGSGKRTLHPVQYLAYAYGLLPELEPRFHNPLGDLVSD; translated from the coding sequence GTGCTCGACGAAAAGCAAATCACCGACGACCTCCGCGGACTGTTCCGCGGGCGGTTACACTTCGACCGGCTCACACGCGGACTGTTCGCCACCGACGCCAGCCCGTTCCAGATCGAACCCCACGCGGTCGCCGTACCCGAGGACGCCGAAAGCGTCGCGGTCCTCGTGCGATACTGCCACGAGCACGCGATCCCCATCACCGCACGCGGCGCGGGTACCGGGCTCGCCGGGGAATCACTCAATCCCGGTATTGTGCTCGACCTGAGCGTTCACTTCCGGCGCGTGCTCGCGGTCGGTTCCGACACGGTCACGGTGCAACCCGGTGTCGTGCTGAACGAACTCAACGCGGAACTTGCGAAGATCGGGCGCCGATTCGCCCCGAACCCGGCTAGCGCTGCGACTTGCACCATCGGCGGGATGATCGCCACAAACGCTTCCGGCGGGAACTCCTTCCACCACGGCTACACGCGCGATTACGTCGCGGGGTTGGAGGTGGTGTGGGACAACGGAGAGATGAATTGGGTTGGGGAGCAACCTACCCCCCCGCCCCCGGGGGAGCAGGCGCACACGGGGTTTCCTCCCCCTTCCTTTTTAGGGAAGGGGGTTGAGGGGTTAGGTTCTTCAGACAACCCCTCCCCAACCCCTCCCCTAAACGGAGAGGGGCCAAGAACAGTTCGCCACAACGCGATCACCCGAGAAGTCACCAAACTGCTTACCCTCAACGCCGAGCGCATCGCGATCACGCGCACGCGGACGCCCTTCGACCGGTGCGCGTACCAGCTTCACGGCGTGTTGAATGCAAACAGCGTTGATCTCGCGAAGTTGCTGGTCGGGTCCGAAGGCACGCTCGCGGTCACAACTAAAGCTACGCTGCGAACGATTCCGCTCGCCGGGGGAACGTGTCTCGCACTCATCGGCTTCCCCACACTCGATGCGGCCGTTCGCGCCGGACTAGCACTGCGGCGATACGGGCCGGTCGCGTGCGATTTGCTCGACCGGCGACTGCTCTCACTGACGCGCAGCGCGGGCATTCCCGCTGTGGGCGCAGCACTCATGGTGGCGTTCGAGGCCGACACCGAACGCGAAGCGACCGAACGGGCCTGGGGGTCGATCGAATCGCTCCAGAGAGAGCACATTCTGCGTGTGCTCGCCGAACCAACCTGCGACCCGGAGGGAATCGCACACGTTCGCGGTATTCGCAGTGCAGCGGTATCGGGCTTGTACGCACAAAACGGCCAGTGCCCGGTCGCGTTCGTCGAAGACGTTGGGGTACCGGCCGACTCGCTCCCCGAATTCCTCACCAAAGTGCAGGACATCCTCAAACAGTTCGAGACCAGCGGTACGTTTCTGGTTCACGCGCTTACGGGCCAGGTTCACACGCGCCCGCTCCTCGATCTCAACGAACCCACCGACCGCGCGAAACTGTGGCCGCTGGCCGAAGCGATTCACGGCCTGGCGCTCGCACTGCACGGGACCGTCAGCACCCAACACGGCACCGGCATCGCCCGCACGCCGTGGGTCGAACGACAGTACGGGCCAATCGTTCCGGTGTTCCGAGAGTTGAAGCGCATCTTCGACCCGAAGGGGATTTTGAACCCGGGCAAGATCATCGGCCCCGATCCGAGCCGCGAAGCGTGGCCCCTGCGCCCCGTCGTCAAAAGCGAGGAACCCAAGACCAACGGGCACGAAAAAGAGGGAAAGAACCACGACACAGAGCCCAAAGCCTCTCTCCCCAAGCAGGCCACCGAACCTTTGTCACCCACACCTCTACTCGTGTGGTCGTCATCCTCCCCGGAAGCAGAAGTGAAGCGGTGCAACGGGTGCGGCGACTGTCGCACGCGCACGGCACCAGAACGGATGTGCCCGTCATTCCGTGCCACCGGAAATGAAGCCGCCACCCCGCGGGCAATGGCGAACATGCTCCGCGTTTTGGCCGATCCGACAATCGCAACCCCGGAAGAGATGCGAGCGGTTGCTGAGCTGTGCGTGAACTGCAAGATGTGCCGCGATGATTGCAACGCGAAAGTGAACGTTCCCAAACTCATGCTCGAAGCGAAGGCCCAACGGTTCGCGGAACACGGTTTAGAGCGCGGCGACTGGATTCTGGCCCGCGCCGAAGGGCTAGCGTCTGTCGGGAGCAACTTCGCACCCATTGTGAACGCGATGCTCGGTCGGCGCTCCGTGCGCTGGCTCATGGAGAAGTTCGTCGGCATCTCGCGCCAGCGCAGGCTGCCCGCGTTCTCGATCCGCACGTTCTTCCGGCGCGCACGCGGACTGGGCCTGACGCGCAGAAAACCACGAACCGAGAGCCGCGACCTCCCCTTACTGCCGCACCCCTCGGCCCGCGTCGCGCTCTTCGTGGACGTGTTCGCAGCGTACAACGACCCGCTCATCGGAATGGCCGCGGTCGCGGTGTTGCAGCACCACGGGATCGAAGTGTTCGTTCCGCCGCGACAAGTCGGCAGCGGGATCGCGCCGTTCGCAAAGGGCGATCTCGACGCCGCTCGCGAGTCCGCGCTCCGCAACGTGCGGGTGTTCGCGGACCTCACGCGCGAGGGCTATCGCATCGTGTGTCTGGAGCCGACTTCCGCCCTCATGCTGACACAGGACTACCTCGACATCCTCCCGGACCCCGACACCGCAGCCGTGGCCGCGAACACGGTCGAACTCACCGCGTACCTCAATGAGCTGCACACCGCGGGGCGACTCCGCACCGATTTCCACAAGCTCGAAGTGACGCTCGGGCACCACATCCCCTGCCACATGAAGGCACTGCGAGGTCTCGCACCCGCGCCCACGTTGCTCCAACTCATACCCGGTTTGCGCGTGCATACAATTGACGCCGGCTGTTCCGGGATGGCGGGGACGTGGGGCCTGAAGTCGGACAACTACGCAACGTCGCTCGCCGCCGGTGCCGGAATGCTCGCAGAACTCAATCGCCCACGAGTGCTGTTCGGTTCGACCGAGTGCAGCGCGTGCCGAATGCAGATGGAACAGGGCAGCGGGAAGCGCACGCTCCACCCGGTGCAGTACCTCGCGTATGCCTACGGCCTGCTCCCGGAACTCGAACCGCGATTCCACAATCCACTCGGCGACCTCGTGAGCGACTGA
- the folE gene encoding GTP cyclohydrolase I FolE has product MPPLTIDHDRLRRAVREILVAVGEDPDREGLLETPDRVARMYAEIFAGLRTDPAIYLQKTFTQKHDEMVLVKDIEFSSCCEHHLLPFLGKAHIAYLPNGQIVGLSKLARVVDAVAKRPQVQERMTEEIADLIVTHLKARGVGVVIEASHSCMTIRGVRKPGAMTITSSMRGGFLDNPATRAEMMALVFGR; this is encoded by the coding sequence ATTCCCCCACTGACCATCGATCACGACCGGCTGCGGCGCGCGGTGCGCGAGATCCTCGTCGCGGTGGGCGAAGACCCGGACCGCGAGGGGCTGCTCGAGACGCCCGACCGCGTCGCCCGGATGTACGCGGAAATCTTCGCGGGACTGCGCACTGATCCAGCGATCTACCTTCAGAAGACGTTCACACAGAAGCACGACGAAATGGTGCTGGTGAAGGACATCGAGTTCTCCTCGTGCTGCGAGCACCACCTGCTCCCGTTCCTCGGGAAGGCCCACATCGCGTACCTGCCGAACGGCCAAATCGTCGGCCTCTCGAAGCTCGCTCGCGTTGTCGATGCCGTCGCCAAGCGCCCACAAGTGCAGGAGCGCATGACGGAGGAAATCGCCGACCTCATCGTGACGCACCTGAAGGCCCGCGGGGTAGGCGTGGTGATCGAAGCGAGCCACTCGTGCATGACCATTCGCGGCGTGCGCAAACCGGGGGCGATGACCATCACCAGTTCCATGCGCGGCGGCTTCCTCGACAACCCGGCCACGCGCGCGGAGATGATGGCGCTGGTTTTCGGGCGGTAA
- a CDS encoding acyl-CoA dehydrogenase family protein yields MALTAQQIDEQRKEVEELIAGPDVGFAKALFFGKFKGELLYPYPTLPADKQAAADEMAAKVRRYADAHIDHMKIDREARIPDSVVQGLADIGMYKLTIPPEYGGLGFGQQQYLKTMEILGGHDASVAVFVNAHHSIGVRALCLFGSKEQQARWLPGLYDGSKLCAFALTEPEAGSDAGNVQTVATPTEDGSGYILNGTKHYITNGGIAHILTVMARTPDPSNPKGKVTAFLVTPDMPGFEVIEARAEKCGIRGTATGKMQFTNMRVPKENILGQIGRGLQAALTVLNYGRVTFGATCTGHAKACIKAMTEHAKKRVQFQQPLSEFHLVQKKIAFAAAHCFAMEAATAECAAFIDRGAPDYMLETAILKVFATEHLWTIVNDTLQVYGGKGYFCDQPIERWMRDARINTIGEGANDVLKAFIAVVGCRGPGMYLKSLQDDMLGGRWSLRKLGQSLGVVGKLAAPWLTTSAPTVPVQSSELSEDAYTLARFVREFGLKLPHVFMSLKDEATFAQAELVHERIADIAIDLYVSSCVIARLDHLLAGKGGNGKSTGADPYADTVAGKYFLKLAFRRIRERFAALDDNDDASLLESAKSTIAKF; encoded by the coding sequence ATGGCTCTGACCGCGCAACAAATCGACGAGCAACGCAAAGAGGTCGAGGAACTCATCGCGGGGCCGGACGTCGGCTTCGCGAAGGCTCTGTTCTTCGGCAAGTTCAAGGGCGAACTCCTTTACCCGTACCCCACGCTCCCCGCCGACAAACAGGCCGCTGCGGATGAGATGGCCGCGAAGGTGAGAAGGTACGCGGACGCGCACATCGACCACATGAAGATCGACCGCGAGGCCCGCATCCCGGACAGCGTGGTTCAGGGGCTGGCCGACATCGGCATGTACAAGCTCACGATCCCGCCCGAGTACGGCGGACTCGGCTTCGGTCAGCAGCAGTACCTCAAGACGATGGAGATCCTCGGCGGGCACGATGCGAGCGTCGCGGTGTTCGTGAACGCGCACCACAGCATCGGTGTTCGGGCGCTGTGTCTGTTCGGGAGCAAGGAACAGCAAGCGAGGTGGCTGCCAGGGCTGTACGACGGCTCGAAACTCTGCGCCTTCGCGCTCACGGAACCGGAAGCCGGGTCGGACGCGGGGAACGTTCAGACGGTTGCTACGCCTACTGAAGATGGTTCGGGCTACATCCTCAACGGGACGAAGCACTACATCACGAACGGCGGCATCGCGCACATCCTCACGGTGATGGCGCGCACCCCGGACCCGTCGAACCCGAAGGGGAAAGTGACGGCGTTCCTCGTGACTCCCGACATGCCGGGGTTCGAGGTAATCGAGGCGCGTGCGGAGAAGTGCGGGATTCGGGGAACCGCGACGGGCAAGATGCAGTTCACCAATATGCGCGTACCCAAGGAGAACATCCTCGGACAGATCGGGCGCGGGCTCCAGGCCGCGCTCACGGTGCTCAACTACGGTCGGGTGACGTTCGGCGCGACGTGTACCGGTCACGCGAAGGCGTGCATCAAGGCGATGACCGAGCACGCCAAGAAGCGCGTGCAGTTCCAGCAGCCGCTCAGTGAGTTCCACCTCGTTCAGAAGAAGATCGCATTCGCCGCAGCGCACTGTTTCGCGATGGAGGCCGCGACCGCAGAGTGTGCCGCGTTCATCGATCGCGGCGCGCCGGACTACATGCTCGAAACGGCCATCCTGAAGGTGTTCGCGACGGAGCACCTGTGGACGATTGTGAACGACACGCTTCAGGTGTACGGTGGGAAGGGGTACTTCTGCGACCAGCCGATCGAACGCTGGATGCGTGACGCCCGCATCAACACCATCGGTGAGGGTGCGAACGACGTTTTGAAGGCGTTCATTGCGGTCGTTGGGTGCCGTGGCCCGGGGATGTATCTGAAGAGCCTGCAAGACGACATGCTCGGCGGGCGGTGGAGCCTGCGCAAGCTCGGTCAATCGCTGGGCGTGGTCGGGAAACTCGCCGCTCCGTGGCTGACGACCAGCGCGCCGACGGTGCCCGTTCAGTCGAGCGAGTTGAGCGAAGATGCGTACACGCTCGCGCGCTTTGTTCGCGAGTTCGGGCTGAAGCTCCCGCACGTGTTCATGTCATTGAAAGACGAAGCCACCTTTGCACAGGCGGAACTCGTTCACGAGCGCATCGCGGACATTGCCATTGATCTGTACGTGAGTTCGTGTGTAATAGCACGGCTCGACCACTTGCTCGCGGGCAAGGGCGGGAACGGCAAATCTACTGGCGCTGACCCCTACGCAGATACCGTGGCGGGCAAATACTTCCTGAAGCTCGCGTTCCGCCGCATCCGTGAGCGCTTCGCAGCTCTCGATGACAACGACGATGCTTCGCTGCTCGAAAGTGCGAAGAGTACGATCGCGAAGTTCTGA